Proteins from a genomic interval of Pseudoalteromonas sp. MEBiC 03607:
- a CDS encoding HAD family phosphatase yields the protein MTLKAVLFDMDGTLVDSESVHFNIWNDLLAPFGVQYDETTFCQRFSGRPTLEAAKEVVTNYQLNISPEQLTDDKYAAFGRFVSTNLPTFMPHAKAVLEQVKASGLKMALVTGSAKDEAYPILKGYGIFDWFDCVVTKDDVNNPKPAGDPYQLALDTLNITANEAVAVEDTFTGVTAASNAGVAVYAVPNHFTQEHDFSKAAGVFSDLHEFYNWLETKL from the coding sequence ATGACTTTAAAAGCGGTTTTGTTTGATATGGATGGCACTTTGGTAGATTCAGAAAGTGTGCATTTTAATATTTGGAACGACTTATTAGCGCCTTTTGGTGTGCAATATGATGAGACTACGTTTTGTCAGCGCTTTTCTGGTAGGCCAACCCTTGAAGCAGCTAAAGAGGTTGTTACCAACTATCAACTTAACATCAGTCCAGAGCAGCTAACAGATGATAAATATGCTGCATTTGGCCGTTTTGTCAGTACAAACTTACCAACTTTCATGCCGCACGCAAAAGCAGTGCTAGAGCAAGTAAAAGCCAGTGGTTTAAAAATGGCATTAGTAACAGGCAGTGCCAAAGATGAAGCCTATCCTATTTTAAAAGGCTACGGCATTTTTGATTGGTTTGATTGTGTGGTTACCAAAGATGATGTTAACAATCCCAAACCTGCTGGCGATCCATACCAATTAGCGCTTGATACGTTAAATATCACGGCCAATGAAGCCGTCGCAGTCGAGGATACGTTTACTGGTGTTACAGCCGCTAGCAACGCTGGTGTTGCTGTGTATGCAGTGCCTAATCACTTTACCCAAGAGCATGATTTTAGCAAAGCGGCTGGGGTGTTTAGTGATTTGCATGAATTTTATAATTGGCTAGAAACTAAACTATAA
- the yegD gene encoding molecular chaperone: MFAGFDYGSSNCAIGVLDNEQQVSLVPLEQGKQYLPSTLYTHHSALVVDFVAKHLAGSPFEHDFKTERQALLNTIPRIKSDLDIQAGDDTLFIGREAISEYVQFPEEGYFVKSPKSFFGAVGLKQGQINFFEDIATAMILKIKQRAEQSLQESLTETVIGRPVNFQSVGGEESNQQALGILERAAKRAGFKEVSFLYEPLAAGIDYETSLQQDQKVLVVDIGGGTSDCSFVQMGPSFRQKQCRDNDFLAHSGKRVGGNDLDIALSFHGLMPLLGLGTEFKSGLPLPNQPFWQACKINDVNLQSQFYSDAHHRELLTQLREVKEPALFKRLIQLQQNKQGHQLVQQGEAAKIALSSANEFTTDLHFLDSELTQCLTLKDLALAVDDSISQIVSLAKQAIKEAGTTPDVIYLTGGSAQSPLIKAALKSHLGDITMLNGDHFGSVTAGLTKWAQKLYS; the protein is encoded by the coding sequence ATGTTTGCAGGCTTTGATTATGGTAGTTCAAATTGTGCAATCGGTGTTTTAGATAACGAGCAACAAGTGTCTTTAGTACCGCTTGAGCAAGGCAAACAGTATTTACCATCAACCCTTTATACTCATCACAGTGCGTTGGTTGTTGATTTTGTCGCAAAACACCTTGCTGGCAGCCCATTTGAGCACGATTTTAAAACTGAGCGTCAAGCGCTTTTAAATACCATTCCCCGCATTAAATCAGATTTAGATATTCAAGCTGGAGATGACACCTTATTCATTGGTCGTGAAGCTATTAGCGAGTATGTGCAATTTCCTGAGGAAGGTTATTTTGTAAAATCGCCAAAGTCGTTCTTTGGCGCTGTGGGCTTAAAGCAAGGGCAAATTAATTTCTTTGAAGACATTGCTACGGCGATGATCTTAAAAATAAAACAACGCGCTGAGCAATCACTGCAAGAGTCATTAACAGAAACGGTAATTGGACGACCGGTAAACTTTCAATCAGTAGGTGGTGAAGAGTCTAATCAACAAGCGCTGGGTATATTAGAGCGAGCGGCAAAGCGTGCTGGCTTTAAAGAGGTTTCATTTTTATATGAGCCATTAGCGGCAGGGATTGATTATGAAACCTCATTGCAGCAAGACCAAAAAGTATTGGTTGTTGATATTGGCGGGGGGACCAGCGACTGTTCATTCGTACAAATGGGACCAAGCTTCCGTCAAAAACAGTGTCGTGACAATGACTTTTTAGCTCACAGTGGTAAGCGTGTGGGAGGGAATGATTTAGATATTGCGCTGAGTTTTCATGGTTTAATGCCATTGCTTGGTTTAGGCACAGAGTTTAAATCTGGGCTGCCATTACCTAATCAACCGTTTTGGCAAGCATGTAAAATCAATGATGTGAATCTACAAAGCCAGTTTTATAGTGATGCTCATCATCGTGAGTTATTGACTCAGCTGCGTGAAGTTAAAGAGCCAGCGCTATTTAAACGCTTAATTCAATTGCAGCAAAATAAGCAAGGTCACCAATTAGTACAGCAAGGCGAAGCGGCAAAAATTGCATTGTCGTCAGCGAATGAATTTACCACAGACTTGCATTTCTTAGATTCAGAACTAACACAGTGTTTAACGTTGAAAGATTTAGCCTTAGCTGTTGATGACTCGATAAGCCAAATAGTGAGCTTAGCTAAACAAGCGATTAAAGAGGCAGGCACAACGCCAGATGTTATTTACTTAACGGGTGGTAGTGCGCAATCACCGCTGATCAAGGCCGCGTTAAAATCCCATTTAGGTGATATTACTATGCTGAACGGGGATCACTTTGGTAGTGTTACTGCAGGTTTAACTAAGTGGGCGCAAAAGCTTTATAGCTAA
- a CDS encoding S8 family serine peptidase: MKKNKLALALILSGLCAAGTANAANDRFIIQVDNNKKGVVKALAKKLGGDIKVDGNGFIAAQFTGQDLASIKGLLNNPHIKLIEEDQKRVPMALYNDDAGNAMQQQLTPYAVYQSQADLVTFDANAGMKVCVIDSGLDASNPDFIWGNITGDNDSGTGNWYDNGGPHGTHVAGTIGAADNNIGVVGMAPGVAMHIIKVFNAEGWGYSSDLAHAADLCSQAGANIISMSLGGGGANSTESNAFANFTNAGGLVVAAAGNDGNSVRSYPAGYSSVMMVGANDANNQIADFSQFPSCTSGRGKRATTDETICVEVTAGGVDTLSTYPAGMATSASLAADGAGFATSSMENSGNASGTAYYMGTAESIDSGAAGKICMIDRGNISFYDKVNNCENSGGIGAVIINNEAGMLYATLGDTNDTTIPAVGAALEDRSALLASTTIDITIGTSDYGFMSGTSMATPAVSGIAALVWSNHPECTGTEIRDALKATAQDQGAAGHDVYFGHGIVKAADADAYLTANGCAGGNNGGDPTPGGDEVSLSASGYKSKGTAYVDLSWSGAATSTVDVYRNGTLVGSVANTNSYTDTITTKGGGSYTYQVCEAQSTTVCSNNSTVVF, translated from the coding sequence ATGAAAAAGAATAAATTAGCTTTAGCTCTAATCCTAAGTGGCCTTTGTGCTGCGGGTACAGCAAATGCAGCAAACGATCGCTTCATCATCCAAGTAGATAACAACAAAAAAGGCGTAGTTAAAGCACTCGCTAAAAAACTCGGCGGTGATATAAAAGTCGACGGTAATGGCTTTATTGCAGCACAATTTACCGGTCAAGATTTAGCAAGCATTAAAGGCTTGCTTAATAACCCACATATCAAACTGATTGAAGAAGACCAAAAACGTGTACCAATGGCGCTTTATAACGATGATGCTGGTAATGCAATGCAGCAGCAATTAACGCCTTACGCAGTTTACCAATCACAAGCTGACCTAGTAACTTTTGATGCTAATGCGGGCATGAAGGTGTGTGTTATTGACTCAGGTCTTGATGCATCAAACCCTGACTTCATTTGGGGTAATATCACGGGTGACAACGATAGTGGCACAGGTAACTGGTATGACAATGGTGGCCCTCATGGTACTCACGTAGCAGGTACAATTGGTGCTGCAGATAACAATATCGGTGTGGTTGGTATGGCACCGGGTGTTGCAATGCACATCATCAAAGTATTCAATGCCGAAGGTTGGGGTTATTCTTCTGATTTAGCACATGCAGCAGATTTATGTTCTCAAGCAGGCGCAAATATCATCAGCATGAGCTTAGGTGGTGGTGGTGCAAATAGCACAGAGTCTAACGCCTTTGCTAATTTCACTAATGCAGGCGGTCTTGTTGTTGCGGCGGCGGGTAACGATGGTAACAGCGTACGCTCGTACCCTGCTGGTTATTCATCTGTAATGATGGTTGGTGCAAATGATGCGAACAATCAAATTGCAGATTTCTCGCAATTTCCTAGCTGTACATCTGGTCGTGGTAAACGCGCTACTACAGATGAAACTATCTGCGTTGAAGTGACAGCAGGTGGTGTTGATACACTGTCTACTTACCCTGCAGGCATGGCAACTTCTGCAAGCTTAGCTGCTGATGGCGCGGGCTTTGCAACATCGTCAATGGAAAACTCAGGTAATGCATCTGGTACTGCTTATTACATGGGTACTGCTGAGAGCATTGATTCTGGTGCAGCTGGTAAAATCTGTATGATTGACCGCGGTAATATCTCATTCTATGACAAAGTAAATAACTGTGAAAACTCAGGTGGTATTGGTGCTGTTATCATCAATAACGAAGCGGGCATGTTATACGCTACATTAGGTGATACCAACGATACAACGATTCCTGCTGTAGGTGCTGCACTTGAAGACCGTTCAGCGCTGCTTGCAAGTACAACGATTGATATTACCATCGGTACTAGTGACTACGGTTTCATGAGTGGTACATCAATGGCAACACCTGCCGTTTCAGGTATCGCAGCACTCGTTTGGTCAAATCACCCTGAGTGTACAGGTACAGAAATTCGTGACGCATTAAAAGCAACAGCACAAGACCAAGGCGCAGCTGGCCACGATGTGTACTTTGGTCACGGTATTGTTAAAGCAGCCGATGCGGATGCATATTTAACTGCAAATGGCTGTGCTGGCGGCAATAATGGTGGCGATCCAACACCGGGTGGTGATGAAGTTAGCCTTTCAGCATCTGGTTATAAATCAAAAGGCACAGCCTATGTTGATTTAAGCTGGAGTGGCGCAGCGACTAGTACTGTTGATGTATACCGTAATGGTACTTTGGTAGGTTCTGTAGCAAACACAAATAGCTACACAGATACCATCACAACAAAAGGCGGTGGTAGTTACACATACCAAGTATGTGAGGCACAAAGCACAACTGTTTGTTCAAACAATAGCACTGTGGTTTTTTAA
- a CDS encoding methylglyoxal synthase, which produces MEQKQQALPAKKNIALVAHDGKKAALQAWCEKHQDVLSKHTLYGTGTTGHLIERTTGLEVIKLLSGPMGGDQQLGAKIAEHEVHMLVFFWDPLASQPHDPDVKALLRLAAVWNIPVACNEVSADMLLSSPMMETELCRTLPDYEKYLATRQVTL; this is translated from the coding sequence ATGGAACAAAAACAACAAGCCCTCCCCGCCAAAAAAAATATAGCCCTCGTTGCCCACGATGGTAAAAAAGCAGCGCTGCAAGCTTGGTGTGAAAAGCATCAAGATGTGTTAAGTAAGCATACCCTTTACGGTACTGGCACAACAGGTCATTTAATTGAGCGCACCACAGGGCTTGAAGTGATAAAGCTATTAAGTGGTCCAATGGGTGGCGATCAGCAACTCGGCGCTAAAATTGCTGAACATGAAGTGCATATGTTGGTATTTTTCTGGGACCCACTTGCATCGCAGCCACACGACCCTGATGTGAAAGCATTATTACGCTTAGCTGCTGTTTGGAATATTCCTGTTGCCTGTAATGAAGTCAGTGCCGATATGCTATTAAGCTCACCTATGATGGAAACAGAGCTTTGTCGCACGCTGCCAGATTACGAAAAATACCTCGCAACGCGCCAAGTGACTCTTTAA
- a CDS encoding LysE family translocator — MINPESLLSFLGASFLIAVAPGPSNAFLMAQTFANGRKAGMQSAFGFALGGIVHTFFAVVGLTAILKASSVAYTTVQYLGAAYLCYLGIITLKDTFSQPEPHCEDKPHVSTSKKQNVMFQAMMTEVLNPKVALFFIAFIPQFVDPSLSSTTFQLAFFGLLYPLFAFPIDCTYIYFGDKIASYFRENPQTQIWIDRITGIVFIALAINLLI; from the coding sequence ATGATCAATCCAGAATCGTTACTGTCGTTTTTAGGCGCCAGTTTTTTAATTGCCGTAGCCCCCGGCCCTTCTAATGCATTTTTAATGGCGCAAACTTTTGCCAATGGCCGTAAAGCCGGAATGCAAAGTGCCTTTGGCTTTGCACTCGGTGGCATTGTGCATACCTTTTTTGCAGTCGTAGGCTTAACCGCAATTCTTAAAGCCTCTAGTGTCGCGTATACAACGGTACAATACCTTGGTGCCGCCTATCTTTGTTATTTAGGTATCATCACACTAAAGGACACCTTTAGTCAGCCAGAACCGCACTGTGAAGATAAACCTCATGTGAGCACCAGTAAAAAGCAAAATGTGATGTTTCAAGCGATGATGACTGAGGTCCTCAATCCGAAAGTAGCCTTATTTTTTATTGCGTTCATTCCACAGTTTGTTGATCCAAGTTTATCTTCAACGACCTTTCAGCTCGCTTTTTTTGGTTTACTCTACCCGCTTTTTGCTTTTCCAATCGACTGCACGTATATTTATTTCGGCGATAAGATAGCCAGCTATTTTCGTGAGAATCCACAAACCCAAATTTGGATTGATCGGATCACGGGCATAGTATTTATTGCCTTAGCAATTAACCTATTGATATAA
- a CDS encoding DNA ligase has protein sequence MFTRALVCAISLLLAFSVKAQQAPSVLLANVYEAEKVNVSDYLVSEKYDGVRAIWTGKQLITRNGNPINAPTWFTAPLPDIWLDGELWTKHQDFAKVSGIVRSQQPVDSEWQTVSYLIFDMPNAELPFSKRYENYSRLVRQLNSPHIKAVEQKHFDNNQQLSMFMDELIAQGAEGVMLHLAKAEHTAGRSNVLLKLKPYLDAEAVVIEHIAGKGKYKNMLGALKVRNNEGIEFKIGSGFSDLQRKSPPAIGSTITYKYHGFTKNGLPRFASFLHERP, from the coding sequence ATGTTCACTCGTGCATTGGTATGCGCAATCTCGTTACTTTTGGCTTTCTCAGTAAAAGCTCAACAAGCTCCCTCAGTACTTTTGGCAAACGTCTATGAAGCCGAAAAGGTTAATGTATCTGACTATTTAGTTAGTGAAAAATATGATGGTGTACGTGCCATATGGACAGGTAAGCAATTAATTACCCGTAATGGTAACCCTATTAATGCTCCAACCTGGTTTACTGCGCCACTGCCTGATATATGGTTGGATGGTGAACTTTGGACCAAGCATCAAGATTTTGCGAAGGTCAGTGGTATTGTGCGATCGCAGCAACCTGTTGATAGCGAATGGCAGACCGTTAGCTATCTAATTTTCGATATGCCAAATGCAGAGTTACCATTTAGTAAACGCTATGAAAACTATTCACGCTTAGTTAGACAGCTAAATAGCCCCCATATAAAAGCAGTTGAACAGAAGCACTTTGATAATAATCAACAGCTTAGTATGTTTATGGATGAGTTGATTGCACAAGGTGCCGAAGGCGTTATGCTGCACTTAGCAAAAGCGGAACACACCGCGGGTCGCAGTAATGTACTATTAAAATTGAAGCCTTACCTGGATGCTGAGGCTGTTGTTATTGAACACATAGCAGGAAAAGGTAAATATAAAAATATGCTTGGGGCGCTAAAAGTACGCAACAATGAAGGGATTGAATTTAAAATTGGCTCTGGATTTTCTGATCTGCAAAGAAAGTCTCCTCCAGCGATTGGCAGTACGATTACTTATAAATATCATGGTTTTACAAAAAATGGCTTGCCACGCTTTGCCAGCTTTTTACACGAAAGGCCATAG